The following coding sequences lie in one Enterococcus sp. 9E7_DIV0242 genomic window:
- a CDS encoding VOC family protein, with translation MKFRGPMLVVKDIEKSKAFYTQTIGVRVIADLGENVTLTGGMGLQTESSWMAFTNCEQDFFSYRGNVTEMYFEEENFDGFLERLKTKNVEMVGSDLIMPWGQKVVRVYDPDGHIVEVGEDLKVMVKRLYNEGLTVDELVEKTYMKKGMVEKIIQG, from the coding sequence ATGAAATTTAGAGGACCAATGCTGGTTGTAAAGGATATAGAAAAATCAAAAGCATTTTATACACAGACTATTGGAGTAAGAGTGATCGCTGATCTGGGAGAAAATGTGACATTAACTGGAGGAATGGGACTTCAAACCGAAAGCTCATGGATGGCTTTTACCAATTGTGAACAGGATTTTTTCAGCTATCGCGGCAATGTCACGGAAATGTACTTTGAAGAAGAGAACTTCGATGGCTTTTTAGAACGACTTAAGACAAAAAATGTTGAAATGGTCGGTTCAGATTTAATTATGCCGTGGGGCCAGAAGGTCGTTCGGGTATATGATCCAGATGGACACATTGTTGAAGTGGGGGAAGACTTGAAAGTAATGGTCAAACGCCTGTATAATGAGGGGCTGACTGTAGACGAGCTAGTTGAGAAAACCTATATGAAAAAAGGAATGGTTGAAAAAATTATTCAAGGATAA
- a CDS encoding SRPBCC family protein: MATATVKAVFDCEIEQIWSIVTSLTDYSWRSDLDRVEIISNTKFIEYTPEGYTTTFTITATDYLNYWSFDLENDNIKGSWTGSFSRKGEKTEIVFTENVTAKKLWMKPFVKAYLKKQQAQYMKDLRAVI, from the coding sequence ATGGCAACAGCTACAGTGAAAGCCGTTTTTGATTGTGAGATTGAGCAGATTTGGTCCATCGTTACATCGCTTACGGATTATTCCTGGCGAAGTGATTTAGATAGAGTAGAAATTATCAGCAATACGAAGTTCATTGAATATACACCAGAAGGTTATACAACAACATTCACGATTACTGCAACAGACTATCTTAACTATTGGTCCTTTGATTTAGAAAACGACAACATTAAGGGGAGCTGGACAGGGTCGTTTTCCCGAAAAGGAGAGAAAACTGAAATTGTGTTCACTGAAAATGTGACAGCGAAAAAACTGTGGATGAAGCCCTTTGTTAAAGCCTATCTAAAAAAGCAACAGGCACAATACATGAAGGATCTCCGGGCTGTAATTTAG
- a CDS encoding sensor histidine kinase, with protein MSVLSLGGMITLWILASAIAVFGIVQRYQAKKVMARLDHTLEKAIAGEPLQAHFNEAYTSKIEEQLQQFLAIQQQQTEKSQTEKIAVKQLIANISHQTKTPLANILLYNQLITEKSQEPQIQAFSAEIMRQSEKMQFFIERLTKAAYLEDDLIQLTKSEQAVMSLLTEAVDSVKAKAEEKQIKLDLQATSLSIFYDFRWTLEAVVNVLDNAIKYSPPHTTITINCESYEFFFRITISDEGPGIREEEQAQVFERFYRGKAAQASEGLGIGLFLVREILFGQGGFVKLATNKKQGTAVSLFLPK; from the coding sequence ATGAGCGTCCTTTCTCTCGGTGGAATGATAACTCTTTGGATCCTCGCAAGCGCTATTGCTGTTTTTGGGATCGTTCAACGCTATCAAGCAAAAAAAGTGATGGCACGTTTGGACCACACATTAGAAAAAGCAATCGCAGGAGAACCACTCCAAGCTCACTTTAATGAGGCCTATACATCAAAAATCGAGGAGCAACTCCAGCAATTTTTAGCGATTCAACAGCAACAAACTGAAAAGAGTCAGACAGAAAAAATCGCTGTTAAGCAGTTGATCGCCAATATCAGCCACCAAACCAAAACACCATTGGCTAATATTCTTTTGTACAATCAACTGATAACAGAAAAATCACAGGAACCCCAAATACAGGCATTCTCAGCTGAAATCATGCGTCAATCTGAAAAAATGCAGTTTTTCATTGAACGTTTGACAAAAGCTGCTTATTTAGAAGACGACCTGATTCAGTTAACGAAAAGTGAACAAGCGGTGATGTCGTTATTGACTGAAGCTGTAGATTCTGTCAAAGCGAAAGCCGAAGAAAAGCAAATCAAGCTAGACTTACAAGCGACCTCCCTCTCTATCTTCTACGATTTTCGTTGGACTTTGGAAGCTGTCGTGAATGTCTTGGATAACGCGATCAAATACTCCCCACCCCACACAACTATCACCATTAACTGCGAAAGCTATGAGTTTTTCTTCCGAATCACAATCTCAGATGAAGGGCCAGGCATTCGGGAAGAAGAACAAGCGCAAGTCTTTGAACGATTTTATCGCGGAAAAGCTGCTCAAGCATCAGAAGGTCTAGGCATTGGTTTATTTCTGGTAAGAGAAATCCTTTTTGGTCAAGGAGGCTTTGTCAAGCTGGCAACGAACAAAAAACAAGGAACCGCTGTTAGTTTATTTTTGCCAAAATAG
- a CDS encoding response regulator transcription factor: MKNILLLEDDSALRKGIVLSLSDERYHFIECCTIQEAREHLQQKKVFDLFLLDVQLPDGNGFDFCQELRAALQTPIIMLTANDSEFDIVTGFASGADDYITKPFNLSILRARVAAVLRRTGGMVSIYEQNGFVFDFEQMIVKKDSVSMDFSKTELRLLKLFVSNPNRILTREQLVDALWSIDANFVDKNALSVTINRLRKKLETNTTKPTFLKTVYGIGYRWEVKL, translated from the coding sequence ATGAAAAATATTCTACTATTAGAAGACGACAGTGCACTAAGAAAAGGAATCGTCTTATCCCTATCGGATGAACGCTATCACTTTATCGAGTGCTGTACCATTCAAGAAGCACGTGAGCATCTCCAACAAAAAAAAGTGTTTGACCTTTTTTTACTGGATGTGCAGTTACCAGATGGAAATGGTTTTGACTTCTGTCAAGAGCTTCGAGCTGCGCTGCAAACGCCCATCATCATGCTGACTGCCAATGATTCCGAGTTTGATATCGTCACTGGATTTGCTTCAGGAGCAGATGATTATATTACAAAACCATTCAACCTCTCCATCTTACGCGCAAGGGTTGCCGCGGTGTTGAGACGGACTGGTGGGATGGTTTCTATTTATGAACAAAACGGTTTTGTGTTCGATTTTGAACAAATGATCGTGAAAAAAGACTCTGTCTCGATGGACTTTAGTAAAACAGAGCTTCGCTTGCTCAAATTATTTGTTAGTAATCCCAATCGAATCTTGACCCGAGAGCAGCTAGTTGACGCATTATGGTCGATCGATGCCAATTTTGTAGATAAAAATGCCCTATCAGTGACAATCAACCGCCTACGAAAAAAGCTTGAAACAAACACGACAAAACCAACGTTTCTAAAAACTGTCTACGGTATTGGCTATCGTTGGGAAGTGAAGCTATGA
- a CDS encoding polysaccharide lyase 8 family protein — MTTGYKSAILFIGCSILAGAALSNGTVVSAEETFDYPIQVNAEQIMDQTYQEGASSYQELQQKWRAQLVSDQYDEGTPEIVNYVQTLSSAAEDLYQKMDKSPDRTYLWPLEAGNTASADLTTQFTKLQKLALAYGTKGTSFYEDATVLSAIEEGLDFMVTKKGYDGKKYHGNWWDWQIGVPQKFTSILMVLGDELSAGKMQTYTEAISGYVPDPFKQLYTKPQGVFIDLAFIPNFVTSGANRTDLAQTVLGLGILQQDAAKIRQASESIVDVFELVTKGDGFYADGSFIQHNTIPYTGSYGNVLVKGVGQILSITQDSEFEMAPEVIQAFVENVERAFLPLIYQGEMLPGVNGRSISRAPSKTKTGYGSTTMYNLLIVAKFAPQESQKKLKEAVKYWMNENPAYYLTNTRDYNDLLMTLSLFEDSSVIGNQLPFVGTKLYASMDRFVQRTSSYMASLSMYSNRVSSFEAGNKENKRGWHTADGMLYLYNDDEVQFNQAYWPTVDPYRLPGTTVDTVSLQDEISAFTTVTSKEKWVGGVALDDQAVIGMALNKAGTKNNGQVLPMNLQGKKSWFVLDGQIVALGAGITGNTTASIETVVDNRLLNEAYEYQVLSNVGAITEPIEKSRKEWLLLNSDHATASIGYYFPNEEMVDVVSETRTGTYREINEAFPSNDVYTGEYRKFLINHGSQPSGATYAYVVLPGIDEAQLKTYAEEKPVKILENSANIQAVTLKEQGYTGINIWKADGGTVAGISSDKPVSLVKQEVGVKKAYVLSEPTQSNVKMQIKLPKDYAEILTMSEGITYDSSQDIFTIDFLNRNGDSKQIVVE; from the coding sequence ATGACAACAGGTTACAAAAGCGCTATCTTATTTATTGGTTGTTCTATCTTGGCAGGAGCGGCTCTTTCGAACGGTACAGTTGTATCAGCAGAAGAAACGTTCGACTATCCGATTCAAGTGAATGCGGAGCAAATTATGGACCAGACTTATCAAGAAGGGGCATCAAGCTATCAAGAGCTTCAACAGAAATGGCGAGCGCAGCTGGTTTCTGATCAGTATGATGAAGGTACCCCCGAAATCGTCAATTATGTCCAAACACTTTCATCAGCTGCGGAGGATTTATATCAGAAAATGGATAAGAGTCCGGATCGGACTTATCTTTGGCCTCTTGAAGCAGGGAATACAGCTTCTGCTGATCTGACGACTCAATTTACTAAGCTTCAAAAGCTGGCGTTAGCCTATGGAACGAAAGGGACTAGCTTCTATGAGGATGCAACTGTTCTTTCGGCAATTGAAGAGGGCTTGGATTTTATGGTTACCAAAAAGGGCTATGATGGAAAGAAGTATCATGGCAATTGGTGGGATTGGCAAATTGGGGTTCCACAGAAATTTACCAGTATTTTGATGGTCCTTGGAGACGAGTTGTCTGCCGGGAAAATGCAGACATATACAGAAGCGATCAGCGGCTATGTTCCTGACCCGTTTAAGCAGCTTTACACAAAACCACAGGGTGTTTTCATCGATCTCGCTTTTATTCCCAACTTTGTAACTTCTGGCGCGAATCGAACAGATTTGGCACAAACAGTGTTGGGGTTGGGGATTTTACAGCAGGATGCTGCAAAGATTCGTCAGGCATCGGAAAGTATAGTTGATGTGTTTGAATTAGTAACTAAAGGAGACGGATTTTACGCGGATGGGTCATTTATTCAGCATAACACGATCCCGTATACTGGTTCTTATGGGAATGTCCTAGTAAAAGGGGTAGGGCAAATCCTTAGCATTACACAAGATTCAGAGTTTGAGATGGCACCTGAGGTTATTCAGGCTTTTGTTGAAAATGTCGAACGAGCGTTTCTGCCGTTGATCTATCAAGGTGAGATGTTGCCAGGAGTGAATGGACGTTCAATTTCCAGAGCGCCTTCAAAAACCAAAACCGGGTATGGCTCGACAACCATGTATAATTTACTGATCGTGGCGAAATTTGCACCGCAAGAAAGTCAAAAGAAGCTAAAGGAAGCAGTAAAATACTGGATGAACGAAAATCCAGCGTACTATTTAACCAATACAAGAGACTATAATGACCTGTTGATGACACTCTCCCTATTTGAAGATTCTTCTGTTATTGGAAATCAGTTGCCATTTGTTGGAACGAAACTATATGCATCAATGGATCGATTTGTTCAAAGAACGTCGAGTTATATGGCAAGTCTGAGCATGTATTCTAATCGTGTTTCTTCTTTTGAAGCTGGGAATAAGGAAAATAAACGAGGCTGGCATACGGCTGATGGTATGCTGTACCTCTATAATGATGATGAGGTGCAATTTAATCAAGCTTATTGGCCGACAGTCGATCCCTATCGATTACCGGGAACCACTGTTGACACCGTTTCTTTACAGGATGAAATTTCTGCATTTACAACAGTGACGTCGAAAGAAAAATGGGTCGGAGGCGTTGCGCTGGATGATCAAGCAGTTATCGGAATGGCGCTAAACAAAGCGGGTACGAAGAATAACGGACAGGTTTTACCGATGAATCTGCAAGGGAAAAAATCATGGTTTGTTCTTGATGGCCAGATCGTTGCTTTAGGAGCTGGGATAACAGGGAATACCACTGCTTCTATAGAAACGGTAGTTGACAATCGTCTGTTAAATGAGGCCTATGAGTATCAAGTTCTCTCAAATGTTGGGGCGATTACTGAACCGATAGAAAAAAGTCGAAAAGAGTGGCTGCTTTTGAACTCAGATCATGCCACTGCTTCGATTGGCTATTACTTCCCGAATGAAGAAATGGTTGATGTAGTCAGTGAGACACGGACGGGTACGTACCGAGAAATCAATGAGGCATTTCCAAGCAATGATGTTTATACAGGCGAGTATCGGAAGTTTTTGATTAATCATGGCTCACAGCCTTCCGGTGCAACGTACGCGTACGTCGTTCTACCAGGAATCGATGAAGCACAGCTAAAGACCTATGCTGAAGAAAAACCAGTAAAAATCTTGGAAAACTCTGCCAATATTCAGGCGGTCACGCTGAAGGAGCAAGGATATACAGGGATCAATATCTGGAAAGCCGATGGTGGGACAGTGGCTGGAATCAGCTCGGATAAACCAGTATCTTTAGTGAAGCAAGAAGTAGGCGTAAAAAAGGCGTATGTCTTGTCTGAACCGACACAATCCAATGTGAAGATGCAAATAAAGCTTCCGAAAGATTATGCAGAGATTCTGACAATGAGTGAAGGGATCACCTATGATAGTTCCCAAGATATTTTTACCATCGATTTCCTAAACAGAAACGGCGACAGCAAACAGATTGTTGTGGAATAA
- a CDS encoding ABC transporter ATP-binding protein: MDSLRAEHLKKYYGNEKTRVKALDDVSLVVTQGEFVAVVGTSGSGKSTLLHMLGGLDRLTEGKIWIDQQDISQLSEDELTIFRRRRIGFIFQSFHLLPLMNVYENIVLPIELDGGTIDEAYIDAVLHTLNLTEKKFEQPNNLSGGQQQRVAIARALAAKPSIVLADEPTGNLDSKTTIDVLGLLKTTSERFNQTIVMITHDEEIAQLAHRIIRIEDGKVIGGV; this comes from the coding sequence ATGGATAGTTTAAGAGCAGAACATCTAAAGAAATATTATGGGAATGAGAAAACACGGGTCAAAGCATTGGATGATGTCTCTCTCGTTGTTACTCAAGGAGAGTTTGTTGCGGTCGTCGGAACATCCGGTAGTGGAAAATCCACACTCCTACATATGTTAGGCGGACTGGATCGATTGACAGAAGGAAAAATCTGGATCGATCAACAGGATATTTCTCAGCTATCAGAGGATGAGCTGACTATTTTTCGAAGACGGCGTATCGGATTTATCTTTCAAAGCTTTCATCTGCTACCTCTAATGAACGTCTACGAGAACATCGTTTTACCTATTGAGCTAGATGGCGGGACAATTGATGAAGCATACATTGATGCAGTGTTGCATACATTGAACTTAACTGAAAAGAAGTTTGAACAGCCAAACAATCTTTCTGGAGGACAGCAACAGCGTGTAGCGATTGCCAGAGCGTTGGCTGCCAAGCCTTCGATTGTGCTGGCTGATGAACCAACAGGGAATTTGGATAGTAAGACGACGATCGATGTTCTCGGTCTTTTGAAAACAACAAGCGAACGTTTTAATCAAACCATCGTCATGATCACCCATGATGAAGAAATTGCCCAGCTTGCTCATCGTATCATTCGTATTGAAGACGGCAAAGTGATTGGTGGTGTCTAA
- a CDS encoding ABC transporter permease, producing the protein MIQVNNRKIIRKLAHDQLKGQKTRSILLTLAIFLSAFMLTTVCSLGVTYYTSLTDFNLSINGSDYDGLISGPTPEQIEAAKSLPEVTHAGIMVGCVTITEYNEMPVSTALAWSDETNWSIQLKPAFKSLEGNYPEKRNDVLLSKVALKKMGITDPKLGMSLDLTFAAYDGIKQETFVLSGYFNDYSNKDRGFISKVFNEAYGTATDDLDRGRLYLNFTTPFISENRVREMEKQLKLGDYQRLYTDTERGGIIMQMLLALALVVLLIMLTAYLLIHNILLISISKDIRFYGLLKTIGTTTKQLKRMVYRQVFVLTVIGLSLGLFLGGLVSQRLVPSMLSALSVYDIPMTTSFHYSIYLIAALFVLLTVFSSSYQPAKLAAAISPIEAATYEGSRQRKKQKASKNGSKIWGMALNNIFRNRVQAFLVFLSLFVGVTSFMAVVTIISGNEADKILNTLDLPDMALINKTSGEDEQTHLFTDETLAEISAIKGVATIYPITAVTVPIEKQTVFTPYYEQAFDRFYQYEFEKGMEEMEAYPKNFRLTFIGIDDEHFDKLAKTQPLTIDREAFIAGDVGILHTLPLLADSLSGVLSQEISYPAFDDTQEITVGAIEERLVSAQYSEFYPELIVSNRFLKRMMENGAFEAHEKMHGKTPFIDHLDIQFKETYDRKTDQAILHLIQENKYIDHESKISRYDNMKQSETQLIFIGGSVAFILAFLGLMNYINLMATSINSRLKEFAILQSIGMTTKQLRKMLLLEGLGYSLISLLLTTTFGLGITYAIFTATNEYGVPFEIPWLFVSIIYAVALLICLSIPLLTLNYFKQSSIVDKLKKD; encoded by the coding sequence ATGATACAGGTGAATAACAGAAAAATCATCCGTAAGCTGGCACACGATCAATTGAAAGGGCAAAAAACTCGTAGCATTCTGTTGACCCTAGCCATTTTTTTATCGGCATTTATGTTGACGACCGTCTGCAGCTTGGGAGTTACCTACTATACCTCGCTCACAGATTTTAACCTCTCAATCAATGGCAGTGATTATGATGGCTTGATCAGCGGTCCTACGCCAGAGCAAATTGAAGCAGCTAAATCATTGCCCGAGGTTACTCATGCCGGGATTATGGTCGGCTGTGTAACCATTACCGAGTATAATGAAATGCCTGTATCTACAGCACTTGCTTGGTCAGACGAAACCAATTGGTCCATCCAATTGAAGCCGGCCTTTAAATCGTTGGAAGGAAACTATCCGGAAAAGCGAAATGATGTGCTCCTTTCCAAAGTCGCGTTGAAAAAAATGGGTATCACTGACCCAAAGCTAGGAATGTCTCTTGATCTAACATTTGCTGCCTACGATGGGATAAAACAGGAAACCTTTGTCTTATCCGGCTATTTTAACGATTACTCTAATAAAGATCGCGGCTTCATTTCAAAAGTCTTCAATGAAGCTTATGGTACTGCTACAGATGATTTGGATCGCGGACGTCTTTATCTTAATTTCACAACCCCTTTTATCAGCGAAAACAGAGTGCGTGAGATGGAAAAACAATTGAAATTAGGTGATTACCAAAGGCTTTATACAGATACTGAACGCGGTGGTATTATAATGCAAATGCTACTGGCCCTTGCATTGGTCGTCTTATTGATCATGTTGACAGCTTACTTGCTGATCCACAACATTTTATTGATTTCTATTAGCAAGGACATTCGATTCTACGGTCTTCTAAAGACGATTGGAACGACCACTAAACAACTTAAGCGAATGGTTTATCGTCAGGTCTTTGTGTTAACTGTTATCGGGCTTTCTCTAGGGTTATTCTTAGGTGGGCTAGTCTCACAGCGACTTGTACCGAGCATGTTGTCAGCTTTGTCCGTCTATGATATCCCCATGACAACCAGTTTCCATTATTCGATCTATCTTATTGCAGCATTATTTGTATTACTTACTGTTTTCAGCAGCAGCTATCAACCTGCTAAGCTTGCCGCCGCCATTTCTCCTATTGAAGCAGCTACTTATGAAGGCAGCCGACAACGTAAAAAGCAGAAAGCATCTAAAAATGGTAGTAAGATCTGGGGGATGGCGCTAAACAATATTTTTCGAAACAGAGTACAGGCTTTCCTTGTATTCTTATCACTCTTTGTCGGAGTCACGTCCTTCATGGCTGTTGTCACGATCATTTCAGGAAATGAAGCAGATAAAATTTTGAATACACTCGACCTTCCGGATATGGCGTTGATCAACAAAACCTCGGGCGAGGACGAGCAGACACATCTCTTCACAGATGAGACTTTAGCTGAGATTTCCGCTATTAAAGGGGTAGCAACTATTTATCCGATTACAGCAGTTACTGTACCAATTGAAAAACAAACGGTTTTCACGCCCTATTATGAGCAAGCCTTCGATAGGTTCTATCAATATGAGTTTGAGAAGGGGATGGAAGAAATGGAGGCGTATCCGAAGAATTTTAGGTTGACTTTTATCGGAATTGATGATGAACACTTTGATAAGCTGGCCAAAACACAGCCACTCACCATTGACCGGGAAGCATTTATTGCCGGAGATGTTGGAATCCTCCATACACTTCCCTTATTAGCAGATTCGTTAAGCGGGGTACTCTCTCAAGAAATCAGCTATCCGGCATTTGATGATACTCAAGAGATAACTGTTGGCGCCATAGAAGAACGTCTCGTTTCTGCCCAATATAGCGAATTCTATCCAGAACTGATTGTGTCTAACCGTTTTCTTAAACGAATGATGGAAAATGGCGCATTTGAGGCTCATGAAAAAATGCATGGGAAAACACCGTTTATCGACCATTTAGACATCCAATTTAAAGAGACCTATGATCGAAAAACTGATCAAGCGATCTTACATTTGATTCAAGAAAATAAGTATATCGATCATGAATCAAAAATCAGCCGCTATGACAATATGAAGCAGTCTGAAACACAGCTTATCTTTATTGGAGGAAGCGTCGCCTTTATTCTCGCCTTTCTAGGTTTAATGAATTACATCAACTTGATGGCTACAAGTATCAACAGTCGGTTGAAGGAATTTGCCATCCTCCAAAGTATTGGCATGACAACGAAACAGCTTAGAAAAATGCTGCTTTTGGAAGGCTTAGGCTACAGCTTGATTTCTCTGTTACTGACCACAACGTTTGGTCTGGGTATCACCTACGCAATTTTTACTGCGACCAATGAATATGGTGTACCCTTTGAAATCCCTTGGCTTTTTGTTAGCATCATCTACGCTGTCGCTCTTTTGATCTGCCTCAGCATTCCGTTGCTTACACTTAACTATTTCAAACAAAGTAGCATTGTTGATAAACTAAAAAAGGACTAA
- a CDS encoding SPFH domain-containing protein, which yields MENQKLESKAPSQEVRLKAMSGMPMLLLNLLGIVLSIAAFIFSVVYLDSESFALGGTLLGLSIFYWCIPMPLLFMGLKVIRPNEAMVMTLFGRYVGTLKGEGFYFVNPFTTAVPMPTALSSAENAPALEPETTAKGANAHQQRASRKLSLKTMALSNNKQKVNDKLGNPIIISIVVIWRVADTAKAMFDVDNFTEYLSIQCDSALRNIVRLYSYDAADNEDANEKSLRGSSQEISNRLTEEIQSKVTVAGLEITEARITHLAYAPEIAAAMLQRQQASAVVDARQLIVEGAVGMVEMALEKLSEQEIVELDDERKAAMVSNLMVVLCGNRDAQPIVNSGSLY from the coding sequence ATGGAAAATCAAAAATTGGAAAGTAAAGCACCTTCACAGGAGGTTCGATTAAAAGCAATGAGTGGTATGCCAATGCTGTTATTGAATCTTTTAGGCATTGTTTTATCGATTGCTGCGTTTATATTCAGTGTTGTTTATCTGGATAGTGAGTCGTTTGCATTAGGTGGTACGTTGTTGGGACTGAGTATCTTTTACTGGTGTATACCTATGCCACTTTTGTTTATGGGTCTTAAAGTTATTCGACCTAACGAAGCAATGGTCATGACGTTGTTTGGACGCTATGTTGGGACATTGAAGGGCGAAGGTTTTTATTTCGTCAACCCTTTCACAACTGCTGTACCAATGCCAACAGCTTTATCTTCTGCTGAAAATGCACCTGCTCTAGAGCCGGAAACAACAGCTAAAGGCGCCAATGCCCATCAACAACGAGCATCACGCAAGCTGTCATTAAAAACAATGGCATTGAGCAACAACAAACAGAAAGTCAATGACAAACTGGGGAATCCAATTATCATCAGTATTGTCGTTATCTGGCGAGTGGCAGATACAGCAAAAGCAATGTTCGATGTTGATAATTTTACGGAATATTTGTCGATCCAGTGTGATTCAGCACTGAGAAATATCGTACGTTTGTATTCCTATGATGCGGCAGACAATGAAGATGCCAATGAAAAAAGTCTTCGTGGTTCAAGTCAGGAAATCAGTAATCGTTTAACCGAAGAGATCCAGTCAAAAGTAACTGTAGCTGGTCTGGAAATCACCGAAGCTCGTATCACTCATTTGGCTTATGCCCCTGAAATTGCGGCTGCAATGCTGCAACGTCAACAAGCCTCTGCTGTTGTGGATGCTCGTCAACTGATCGTTGAAGGAGCTGTTGGAATGGTAGAAATGGCACTAGAAAAACTGAGTGAACAGGAAATCGTCGAATTGGATGATGAACGTAAGGCTGCGATGGTCAGCAATCTAATGGTCGTTCTTTGTGGGAATCGAGATGCTCAGCCTATCGTAAATAGTGGCTCGTTGTACTAG
- a CDS encoding DUF1846 domain-containing protein, translating into MREIGFDSEKYLTEQSQYILERVNQYDKLYLEFGGKLVDDKHAKRVLPGFQEDAKVKLLQKLKDQAEILICLYAGDIERNKIRGDYGITYDMDILRLIDELRGYGLLVNSVVITRYNNQPATEVFINKLERRNIKVYKHEAIENYPLNVEKIVSNEGFGKNEYIKTEKPIVIVTAPGPGSGKLATCLNQLYHESKKGHAAGYSKFETFPVWNVPLKHPLNIAYEAATVDLGDVNMIDSFHLDYYGEMAVNYNRDIETFPVIKRIIEKITNQESIYKSPTDMGVNRIEAGIINDEVIQEAARQEIIRRYFQTECDFKKGLVNEEAVNRISLIMEEVGLKPEDRKVVAPAHAYAEKFESLTKDPAAVIALELPSKEIITGRATPLMEAPASVILNAVKALAKIDDDIHLLSPITLETIQKLKKNEMHMKDHSLDVSEVLIALAISAVTNPTAQRAYEKLVELEDAQAHSTVILSKNNEQVLRKLGIDITSTAAYPSEQLYHQ; encoded by the coding sequence GTGAGAGAAATTGGATTTGATTCGGAAAAATATCTTACAGAACAATCTCAGTACATTTTAGAACGGGTAAATCAATACGATAAGCTGTATCTGGAATTTGGTGGAAAATTAGTGGATGATAAGCATGCAAAACGTGTGTTGCCGGGCTTTCAAGAAGACGCCAAGGTAAAGCTTTTGCAAAAGCTGAAAGATCAGGCGGAGATCCTGATTTGCTTGTATGCTGGAGATATTGAGCGGAATAAGATCCGTGGCGATTATGGAATCACGTATGATATGGACATTTTACGTCTGATCGATGAGCTGAGAGGTTATGGGTTACTGGTCAATAGTGTTGTAATCACCCGCTATAACAATCAGCCAGCAACAGAAGTGTTCATCAATAAGCTGGAACGCAGAAATATCAAAGTATACAAGCATGAAGCGATTGAAAATTATCCATTGAATGTTGAAAAAATTGTGTCGAACGAAGGCTTCGGCAAAAATGAATACATTAAAACGGAAAAACCGATTGTAATTGTAACGGCACCTGGTCCTGGAAGTGGCAAGCTGGCTACCTGTTTGAATCAGCTTTATCATGAAAGTAAAAAAGGGCATGCGGCAGGGTATTCGAAATTTGAGACGTTTCCTGTGTGGAATGTTCCCTTGAAGCATCCATTGAATATCGCATATGAAGCTGCCACAGTGGATTTAGGCGATGTAAACATGATCGATTCTTTCCATTTAGATTATTATGGAGAGATGGCAGTCAACTACAATCGGGATATCGAGACATTTCCGGTCATCAAACGAATCATTGAAAAAATCACGAATCAGGAATCCATTTATAAATCTCCGACAGATATGGGCGTTAACAGAATTGAGGCAGGTATTATCAATGATGAGGTGATTCAAGAGGCAGCTCGGCAAGAAATCATTCGCCGTTATTTTCAGACGGAATGTGATTTCAAAAAGGGATTGGTTAATGAAGAAGCCGTGAATCGAATCAGCCTGATTATGGAAGAGGTTGGCTTAAAGCCGGAAGATCGGAAAGTAGTTGCTCCGGCACATGCCTATGCAGAGAAGTTTGAATCATTGACGAAAGATCCGGCAGCGGTTATTGCTTTGGAATTACCATCAAAGGAAATCATCACAGGAAGAGCAACCCCTTTAATGGAGGCACCGGCTTCTGTTATTTTGAATGCAGTAAAAGCACTGGCAAAAATTGACGATGATATCCATTTATTATCACCAATTACTCTTGAGACGATTCAAAAGCTGAAGAAAAATGAGATGCATATGAAGGATCATTCTCTTGATGTCAGCGAAGTCCTAATCGCGTTGGCTATTAGCGCAGTTACAAATCCGACCGCACAACGAGCGTATGAAAAGCTGGTAGAGCTAGAGGATGCGCAAGCCCATTCGACTGTTATATTAAGCAAAAATAATGAACAGGTCCTAAGAAAACTGGGCATTGATATTACTTCTACAGCGGCTTACCCATCTGAGCAACTGTATCATCAATAA